The Agrobacterium vitis sequence CTGAACCAGCCCAACATCAAGCATCTCCTCTCAGGCGCAATCGATAGCTGCGGTGAATATGGCATCAAGATTGGAAAGAACAACCTCGACCATCATTCTTTCGTCGTGAAAAAACGTCAGGATTGAGCGACAAGAGGGCGACCGCTCCTTGAAAACAACGAGAGGGAAAGGCCAGCAAGGGCGCAGGTGTTATCACTTGAGCCCTGTCTTTAAGGCGTTTTCCACGCAAACTATTTAGCATGACAGGCTTTTAACTGCCTGCCGGAATACCCAGATAACGCTCAGAATTTCAACCGATGGAGGAATGTTTGGAACCCTGGACTTTGACAGGTTTGACCCGTCTGTTTGCAGCCGATCCCGAGGCGCTGGGCGATGTCGATGTGACCGTTCCCCAGAGCGGCGACGTGATCTGCGTAACGCTGAAGGAAAAGGGCGACATGGATGTTTTCGTCGCGGTCAGCGGCGAACGCGATATTCTCGCCAGCATTGTTTTGGTGCCATGCGATGATGTGCCGAACCGCGCGGATTTCGAGCGCATGGTTCTGAAGACCCATAAGTTTGTACCGCTCTCCAGCTTCGGCATTACCATCATTGATGGTGAGGAATGGTATGAGCTGTTTGGGTCGCTTTCGACCCGCTCCCGCGCCGAAACAGTGGTCGAGGAAGTCGCTATACTCGCGGCCAATGCGGTGGATGCGGCTGTCATGATCGACGAATGGAAGAACGGGGAGATGGCAGCATGAGCACCTGGGCAAAGATTTTCACCGCCATTCGCGGCGGCGTCAACGAGGTGGCTGAGGCTGCTGCCGATAGTCAGTCCATGCGTATTCTCGATCAGGAACTGCGGGACGCCGAGCAGTCCTTGCGCCGGGCGCGCTCGGATCTGGCTGGAATCATGGCATCCAATAAAAGCGTCATGCGCCGGCTGGAAGAAGCCCGTGCCAAGGAGCTAAAGGATAGCGACAGCGCGCGTGCCGCCGTCAATGCTGGCCGTATGGACCTTGCCCAAGGCCTGGCACAGCGTATCGCTACTATCCGTGGGGAGATCCAGCGCGACGAAGAGGAATTGAACCGCCTGCTGCCGCGCCAGCAACAGATGCTGCGCACGATCCAGGACACCGAGGCGCGCATTACCCAGATGAAGCGCGAAGTGGAAAATGTGAAGGCAAACGAATCGCTGCTGCGGGCGCAATCGGCCATTTCACATAGCCAGTCTGGCATTAACACCCGTCTTGGCAGTGCAGTGGAAAGCCTTGAGCGGATCAAGAAACGCCAGGAAATCACCGCAGGCCGGATCGAGGCCGGTGCGGAATTGGCAGCGCTGGAAAATGGCAGTGATCTTGATCGTCAGCTGCGGGAAGCAGGCATCGGTGGCTCCAGCCAATCGGCGGACGATGTGCTG is a genomic window containing:
- a CDS encoding YjfI family protein yields the protein MEECLEPWTLTGLTRLFAADPEALGDVDVTVPQSGDVICVTLKEKGDMDVFVAVSGERDILASIVLVPCDDVPNRADFERMVLKTHKFVPLSSFGITIIDGEEWYELFGSLSTRSRAETVVEEVAILAANAVDAAVMIDEWKNGEMAA
- a CDS encoding PspA/IM30 family protein → MSTWAKIFTAIRGGVNEVAEAAADSQSMRILDQELRDAEQSLRRARSDLAGIMASNKSVMRRLEEARAKELKDSDSARAAVNAGRMDLAQGLAQRIATIRGEIQRDEEELNRLLPRQQQMLRTIQDTEARITQMKREVENVKANESLLRAQSAISHSQSGINTRLGSAVESLERIKKRQEITAGRIEAGAELAALENGSDLDRQLREAGIGGSSQSADDVLKQLMAPSGSGTQVLLPAPAEKVER